In Struthio camelus isolate bStrCam1 chromosome 4, bStrCam1.hap1, whole genome shotgun sequence, a genomic segment contains:
- the NKX3-2 gene encoding homeobox protein Nkx-3.2 has protein sequence MAVRGGNALTPFSIQAILNKKEERARHSAGRPPPPGGASGWRLCGAAAAADGPRLASPAGARAAAAAAAAARAPAGWDSDSALSEDPEGERRCEEEGAGGSARPAEAPAGGRPAPPEAQPREPAERDAAGLSDSEMSAAVSDRSPPEEEDGAGKCGKLLSGEEEAAAPKPRKKRSRAAFSHAQVFELERRFNHQRYLSGPERADLAASLKLTETQVKIWFQNRRYKTKRRQMAADLLAAAPTAKKVAVKVLVRDDQRQYHPGEVLRPPSLLSLQPSYYYPYYCLPGWALSTCAAAAGTQ, from the exons atGGCCGTCCGCGGCGGGAACGCCCTGACGCCTTTCTCCATCCAGGCGATCCTCAACAAGAAGGAGGAGCGCGCCCGCCactcggcggggcggccgccgcccccaGGGGGAGCCAGCGGCTGGCGGCtgtgcggcgcggcggcggccgccgacgGCCCGCGGCTCGCCTCGCCcgcgggggcccgcgccgccgccgccgccgccgctgccgcccgggcgccggcgggctgGGACTCGGACTCGGCGCTCAGCGAGGACCCCGAGGGCGAGCGGCGCTGCGAGGAGGagggcgccggcggcagcgcccgccccgccgaggccccggccggggggcggccggccccgccggagGCGCAGCCCAGGGAGCCGGCGGAGCGGGACGCCGCCGGCCTCAGCGACAGCGAGATGTCGGCCGCCGTCTCAG ATCGCAGCCcgccggaggaggaggacggagcgGGCAAGTGCGGGAAGCTGCTgtcgggggaggaggaggcggcggccccgAAGCCGCGGAAGAAGCGCTCCCGCGCGGCCTTTTCCCACGCGCAGGTCTTCGAGCTGGAGCGGCGCTTCAACCACCAGCGCTACCTGTCGGGGCCCGAGCGGGCCGACCTGGCCGCCTCGCTGAAGCTCACCGAGACGCAGGTGaagatctggttccagaaccgGCGCTACAAGACCAAGCGGCGGCAGATGGCCGCCGACCTGCTGGCCGCCGCGCCCACCGCCAAGAAGGTGGCCGTCAAAGTGCTGGTGCGCGACGACCAGAGACAGTATCACCCCGGCGAGGTGCTGCGGCCACCCTCGCtgctctccctccagccctcctacTACTACCCCTACTACTGCCTGCCCGGGTGGGCTCTGTCCACCTGTGCCGCAGCCGCCGGCACCCAGTGA